The following proteins are co-located in the Clostridia bacterium genome:
- a CDS encoding CotH kinase family protein yields MKKFIWIALILCFAAVGMFACAKKEKTPRPDSSTCVHEDALTSFVTNRTKTPFAAEYTCSICGRKEIRSFGYEEIEIPLVEIKGNLDGISKEDKVRATIRYQSAGLSFEKNATLKWQGDSSLEYPKKNYSVTLYDSKYNKKEKIAVKEEWGVQSKYCLKANYLDPSGARNLVLSDLYGEVAGTRAADDPFKDLPNGGAVDGFLILLYHDGQYLGLYNWNIPRDKWLFGMGDEDAGEAILCGDIVEKDGVPGITLDENEKDHWEIEYCNEKFSEGKGESWCVDSFNEMLSFVKNADSETLRAQGNAYLNMERTLDVLLFLCVFGVCDNLHSNMVWCTYDGKAWAPIPYDLDRTLGRDGTRLYKAKGLDDFKGLFLYGNIFVTFYEELRTRYFAFRETLFTTEHISSLISENIKGVDDRYFRSEFEKWEEAGWRETLSVLPIGSFDDELKYIKDYLDQRFAFCDEIFAREELMFDKEGRLFFGEN; encoded by the coding sequence ATGAAGAAGTTTATTTGGATTGCGCTTATCTTGTGTTTCGCGGCGGTCGGGATGTTTGCCTGCGCGAAGAAAGAAAAAACGCCTCGCCCCGATTCTTCGACCTGCGTTCACGAGGACGCGCTGACTTCTTTCGTCACGAATCGAACGAAAACCCCGTTCGCCGCCGAATACACCTGCTCGATTTGCGGCAGAAAAGAGATCCGCTCGTTCGGATACGAAGAGATCGAGATCCCCCTCGTCGAGATCAAGGGGAATCTTGACGGCATATCGAAAGAAGATAAGGTTCGGGCGACGATTCGATACCAAAGCGCGGGACTCTCTTTCGAAAAGAACGCGACGCTGAAATGGCAGGGCGATTCAAGTCTGGAATATCCGAAAAAGAATTATTCGGTAACGCTATATGACTCGAAATACAATAAAAAAGAAAAAATCGCTGTCAAAGAGGAATGGGGCGTGCAGAGCAAGTATTGCCTGAAAGCGAATTATCTCGATCCGAGCGGCGCGAGAAACTTGGTTCTCTCCGATCTTTACGGCGAAGTCGCAGGGACGCGCGCTGCGGACGATCCCTTCAAGGATCTTCCGAACGGCGGCGCGGTGGACGGATTCTTGATCCTTCTTTATCACGACGGACAATACCTCGGGCTGTATAACTGGAATATCCCGCGGGATAAGTGGCTTTTCGGAATGGGCGACGAGGACGCGGGCGAAGCAATCCTTTGCGGCGATATCGTTGAAAAGGACGGAGTGCCGGGGATTACGCTCGACGAAAACGAAAAAGATCATTGGGAAATCGAATACTGTAACGAAAAATTTTCGGAAGGAAAGGGTGAATCTTGGTGTGTGGATTCTTTTAACGAAATGCTTTCTTTCGTTAAAAATGCGGATAGCGAAACTTTGCGAGCGCAGGGGAACGCCTATTTGAATATGGAAAGGACGTTAGACGTGTTGCTCTTTCTTTGTGTTTTCGGTGTGTGCGATAATCTTCATAGCAATATGGTCTGGTGCACTTACGACGGAAAAGCGTGGGCGCCGATTCCCTACGATTTGGATCGGACTTTGGGGCGAGATGGAACCAGACTTTATAAAGCGAAGGGACTTGACGATTTTAAAGGATTGTTTCTTTACGGCAATATTTTCGTGACATTTTACGAAGAATTAAGAACTCGCTATTTTGCTTTTCGAGAGACGCTCTTTACGACGGAACACATTTCTTCGTTGATATCGGAAAACATAAAGGGTGTGGATGATCGCTATTTTCGAAGCGAGTTTGAAAAATGGGAGGAAGCGGGCTGGCGCGAGACTTTGTCGGTGTTACCGATCGGATCCTTTGACGATGAATTAAAGTATATCAAAGACTATCTTGATCAAAGATTCGCTTTTTGCGACGAGATTTTCGCAAGGGAAGAACTAATGTTCGATAAAGAAGGAAGGCTGTTTTTCGGAGAGAATTAA